AAAGTTAGCTTCGGTTCTTTCGGCTTGAAAGCGACTGGCCGTGGCCGTATGACTGCTCGTCAAATCGAAGCAGCTCGTCGTGCTATGACACGTCACGTCAAGCGTCAAGGTAAAATCTGGATCCGTGTATTCCCAGATAAGCCAATTACAGAGAAACCGCTTGAAGTTCGTATGGGTAAAGGTAAAGGTTCTGTTGAATACTGGGTTGCTGAAATTCAGCCTGGTAAAGTACTTTACGAGATGGAAGGTGTTTCAGAAGAGCTTGCTCGTGAAGCATTCGACCTAGCTGCTCGTAAATTACCTTTCAAAACAACATTTGTAACTCGGACGGTAATGTAATGAAAGCTAGCGAACTTAAAGACAAAAGCGTAGAAGAGCTAAATGCTGAACTTCTAGAGCTTCTTCGTGAGCAGTTCAACCTGCGCATGCAAGCGAGCACTGGTCAGCTAGCTCAAACTCACGAGCTTAAGAAAGTACGTCGCAATATTGCGCGTGTGAAAACGGTTATCAACCAGAAGGCAGGTGCATAATGAGCGATAAGATCCGTACTGTACAAGGTCGTGTAATTAGCGACAAAATGGACAAGTCAATCGTTGTTGCTATCGAGCGTCAGGTTAAACACCCGATCTACGGTAAGTTCATCAAGCGTACAACTAAGTTGCACGCACACGATGAAAACAACACAGCACTAGCAGGTGACGTCGTGACTATTCGCGAATGTGCGCCAATCTCTAAGAAAAAATCTTGGACGCTAGTTGACGTGATTGAACGTCCTAAGAAAGCTTAATTTTAGTTTTTAACTAAATTAGACTTTTATAAAGCCCCGGCATTAGCTGGGGCTTTTGCGTTTCTGGATAATTTTTATAAATAGCTATCGAGCGTCAGATTAATACCAATTGTATTAGGTAAATGAGCAATTTGAAGCGGAGAAATAGCTTTAGTAGCTAGGCAAAAATTTTGCTATTTAGTTGTTCTAAATGAGAAATTTTTAACGACGCTAATATGGTATTTCACCCTTCAAATTGATTGGAGACTTAGTGTAATTGGTATAACCACCCTATCTACGGTACTCTTTATAGAAAGAAAGCATCAAGCGTACAACTAAGTTGCACGCACACGATGAAAACAACACAGCTACTCACAGGTGACGTCGTGACTATTCGCGAATGTGCGCCAATCTCTAAGAAAAAATCTTGGACGCTAGTTGACGTGATTGAACGTCCTAAGAAAGCTTAATTTTAGTTTTTAACTAAATTAGACTTTTATAAAGCCCCGGCATTAGCTGGGGCTTTTGCGTTTCTGGATAATTTTTATAAATAGCTATCGAGCGTCAGATTAATACCAATTGTATTAGGTAAATGAGCAATTTGAAGCGGAGAAATAGCTTTAGTAGCTAGGCAAAAATTTTGCTATTTAGTTGTTCTAAATGAGAAATTTTTAACGACGCTAATATGGTATTTCACCCTTCAAATTGATTGGAGACTTAGTGTAATTGGTATAACCACCCTATCTACGGTACTCTTTATAGAAAGAAAGCATCAAGCGTACAACTAAGTTGCACGCACACGATGAAAACAACACAGCTACTCACAGGTGACGTCGTGACTATTCGCGAATGTGCGCCAATCTCTAAGAAAAAATCTTGGACGCTAGTTGACGTGATTGAACGTCCTAAGAAAGCTTAATTTTAGTTTTTAACTAAATTAGACTTTTATAAAGCCCCGGCATTAGCTGGGGCTTTTGCGTTTCTGGATAATTTTTATAAATAGCTATCGAGCGTCAGATTAACCACCCTATCTACGGTACTCTTTATAAAAAGCATTAAGGGGATAAATGAGCGTCAGACATTAGCTAAAGAAGATAGCGTTACCTTTGCGATATTAACAATTACCAAGCACGACGTATATTTTTGAGCGATATGTTTTGCGGCTTAGTATGGTTGAAACTTAGGGTGTTTGGTGTTAGTTTCTATGTCCGTTTATCTGGTGTGAAGAAGGATACTTAGGCGATCTTTTTAGTTAGCCTTAACCAGCAATCAATAGCAATTCACATCTTATTTAGTTAGTGGATCTATCTGACAATTTTCGCGGAGTATTTTCTATATTCTGGTTTTGTATGCTTTTTAGTTACAGATATATTCTCCAATTTCCAGAGTTTATACATGTTCCAACACTTTGTACTAACCCGTTTTAATTTGCGTAAGAAAGATTGGCTAGAAACGAAATCTAAAACACAAGTCCTAACCGATGAGTGGATGAGAAATCGGTTAGAGCTATTTGAACACTATTGTTTCTCTTCAGTGAAAGCACAAACGGAGCAAAATTTTAATTGGCTCGTCTTCTTTGACGTATCGACTGCTCCTGAGTTTCGCGAAACCATAGATCGTTTAGCTTCTGAGTTCCGAGCATTCATACCTATTTATGCTGATGGAATGGAGGATTTTTTACCAGCAATACAACGAGAGTTAAATGCACGATTAACCCAGCCATATTTGATTACTTCACGTCTGGATAATGATGACTGTTTACATCAGGACTATATAAAGGAAGTACAGGCACAGTTTGATCAACAGAGCTTTTTGGCTGTAGATTTTATTGATGGCTTTACACTTCAAGTAGCCCCAAAAGTGAGATTTGCCAAACATGCGCACGTGCATAATCCATTTTTAAGTCTAATTGAGACAAGTAAAGAGTATAAAACGATTTGGTGTAATGAGCGCCATGGTTATTGGTCGGAAATTAAGCAAGTGAAGACTGTACGAAAAAAACCAATGTGGATGTCTGTGATTCATATTGAGAACAAGATTAATGCATTCAAGGGTTTTGGTGATGTGAACCTAGAGCAACTTCAGGCATTCAATATTTGTCCGAAAGCTTGGAATTACATAGAGACACATATCGAGCCATATAGAGCCTGGCGTACCCAGGGTGTATATCATCAACTTCGAACGGGTTGGAAAGTCAACGCTAAAATACTGAAAAGGAAATTATTTCATGGAGACTCGACTACTTAGCTGCCTGAGTTGAGTCGTGTTTATTTATAGTTTGTGTAAAAGTTGCCAGAAGGCTGGCTACGGTGAGTGGTTAGACCTGTGCTGTACGATGTAGTGTTGTTAGCGGATAAAGTGGATAAGTCAATCACTGTTGTTATTGAACATAATAGAGCTGCGTTACCTTCCATTAGAAAAGCAAGCGTCAAGTGTACAAATAGGTTGCACACACATGATGAAAACAACACTGCTACTCACAGGTGACGTCGT
This genomic interval from Pseudoalteromonas galatheae contains the following:
- the rplP gene encoding 50S ribosomal protein L16: MLQPKRTKFRKVHKGRNRGLATSGNKVSFGSFGLKATGRGRMTARQIEAARRAMTRHVKRQGKIWIRVFPDKPITEKPLEVRMGKGKGSVEYWVAEIQPGKVLYEMEGVSEELAREAFDLAARKLPFKTTFVTRTVM
- the rpmC gene encoding 50S ribosomal protein L29; this translates as MKASELKDKSVEELNAELLELLREQFNLRMQASTGQLAQTHELKKVRRNIARVKTVINQKAGA
- the rpsQ gene encoding 30S ribosomal protein S17, encoding MSDKIRTVQGRVISDKMDKSIVVAIERQVKHPIYGKFIKRTTKLHAHDENNTALAGDVVTIRECAPISKKKSWTLVDVIERPKKA
- a CDS encoding glycosyltransferase, with protein sequence MFQHFVLTRFNLRKKDWLETKSKTQVLTDEWMRNRLELFEHYCFSSVKAQTEQNFNWLVFFDVSTAPEFRETIDRLASEFRAFIPIYADGMEDFLPAIQRELNARLTQPYLITSRLDNDDCLHQDYIKEVQAQFDQQSFLAVDFIDGFTLQVAPKVRFAKHAHVHNPFLSLIETSKEYKTIWCNERHGYWSEIKQVKTVRKKPMWMSVIHIENKINAFKGFGDVNLEQLQAFNICPKAWNYIETHIEPYRAWRTQGVYHQLRTGWKVNAKILKRKLFHGDSTT